A single Pantoea rwandensis DNA region contains:
- a CDS encoding dicarboxylate/amino acid:cation symporter, with the protein MKLFKSLYFQVLVAIGIGVLLGHYYPELGAQMKPLGDGFVKLIKMIIAPVIFCTVVTGIAGMESMKAVGRTGAVALLYFEIVSTIALIIGLVVVNVVQPGAGMNVDPATLDAKAVAVYAQQAQDQGVIAFLLDIIPSSVIGAFASGNILQVLLFAILFGFALHRLGNAGTVMFNVIESFSKVIFGVINMIMRLAPIGAFGAMAFTIGKYGVGSLVQLGQLIICFYITCVLFVVVVLGLIARWAGFNIFKFVAYIKEELLIVLGTSSSESALPRMLDKMEKLGCKKSVVGLVIPTGYSFNLDGTSIYLTMAAVFIAQATNAHMDIFHQITLLVVLLLSSKGAAGVTGSGFIVLAATLSAVGHLPVAGLALILGIDRFMSEARALTNLVGNGVATVVVAKWVGQLDEKQMKATLSSAKKVNNASQTSV; encoded by the coding sequence ATGAAACTGTTCAAAAGCCTCTACTTTCAGGTGCTGGTTGCCATCGGCATCGGCGTTCTGTTGGGCCATTACTATCCTGAGTTAGGCGCGCAAATGAAGCCGCTTGGCGATGGTTTCGTTAAGCTGATCAAGATGATCATCGCCCCCGTGATTTTCTGTACGGTGGTGACCGGTATTGCCGGCATGGAGAGCATGAAAGCAGTTGGACGGACTGGCGCAGTCGCGCTGCTCTACTTTGAAATTGTCAGCACCATCGCGCTGATTATTGGCCTGGTGGTGGTTAACGTGGTGCAGCCGGGTGCGGGCATGAACGTTGATCCCGCGACGTTGGATGCCAAAGCCGTGGCGGTTTACGCCCAGCAAGCACAGGATCAGGGCGTTATTGCCTTCTTGCTCGATATCATTCCGAGTAGCGTGATCGGTGCCTTTGCCAGCGGTAACATCTTGCAGGTGCTGTTGTTCGCCATCCTGTTTGGTTTCGCCCTGCATCGCTTGGGTAACGCCGGAACCGTGATGTTTAACGTCATTGAGAGCTTCTCGAAAGTGATCTTCGGCGTGATCAACATGATTATGCGCCTCGCGCCTATCGGTGCTTTCGGTGCCATGGCGTTTACCATCGGTAAATACGGCGTGGGCTCACTGGTGCAGCTCGGTCAGCTGATCATCTGCTTCTACATCACCTGCGTGCTGTTTGTGGTGGTGGTGTTAGGTTTGATTGCACGCTGGGCCGGCTTCAACATCTTCAAATTTGTTGCCTACATCAAAGAAGAGCTGCTGATCGTGCTGGGTACCTCTTCATCTGAATCTGCGCTGCCGCGTATGCTCGACAAGATGGAGAAGCTGGGTTGTAAGAAATCGGTGGTGGGTCTCGTTATTCCAACGGGTTACTCTTTTAACCTTGATGGCACCTCGATTTACCTGACCATGGCGGCGGTATTCATTGCCCAGGCCACCAATGCGCACATGGATATCTTCCACCAGATCACGTTGTTAGTGGTGTTGCTGCTCTCCTCAAAAGGCGCAGCGGGCGTGACCGGCAGTGGCTTTATCGTGCTGGCGGCCACCTTGTCTGCAGTCGGACATTTGCCGGTAGCAGGTCTGGCGCTGATTCTGGGTATCGACCGCTTTATGTCTGAAGCGCGTGCATTGACCAACCTGGTGGGTAACGGCGTGGCGACGGTTGTCGTGGCGAAGTGGGTCGGTCAGCTGGATGAGAAGCAGATGAAAGCGACGCTTTCTTCAGCGAAAAAGGTCAATAACGCCTCACAAACCAGCGTCTGA